Proteins encoded in a region of the Suncus etruscus isolate mSunEtr1 chromosome 1, mSunEtr1.pri.cur, whole genome shotgun sequence genome:
- the COG1 gene encoding LOW QUALITY PROTEIN: conserved oligomeric Golgi complex subunit 1 (The sequence of the model RefSeq protein was modified relative to this genomic sequence to represent the inferred CDS: inserted 2 bases in 1 codon) produces MAAATASSAFKRLDLRDPAALFETHGAEEIRGLERQVRAEIEHKKEELRQMVGERYRDLIEAADTIGQMRCRALGLVDAVQATDRYCAQLRRAGPAAPGPPRLQPPTQDAFYRVAAQIKLLFEIPEKIWSCLEASQHLQATQLHLLCCRLHQLLQLQASGAPCSPILSRFPILIRQVAAASHFRSTILHESKLLLKSQAVADQAVAEALCSIMLLEESSPRQALTDFLMARKSALQKLLHQQQHGVGIKTQICSLVELLVATLHQAHALFYTPPPDCPADPSLPCGLLLSTLDSVTGQQPAEKGGGVLREELRRCSWFRYLPAAIVEFRPALRTLAHPVSPEYLRDTLQQWIHMCKEDIRNGVRSLLLYVKNMRSLAGTRDALWELLAAEAAPSSWEVVCRRLLDQPLLFWEDLMQPLFLERVQSLARQAFDAIASSSDELLTAALQDLEADTPLLSASSKHHHHLHFEHNLALFLWAEGPSDLPPDAAWVSVAHRPQPASGGLALKAQAVSPSVQHFCTALDAQLRLQLDDLQAYLPAEQPPEPPAATPPTRXGAFDRHADADMVQELLRARCGACIGHLADRVGTELQRIQDTVQGQPDALRGGPLHAALFLARLCRSLGELCPHLKQSILGKAGPAEPPGREPRAAPWKQSKGKATAEPSPAEAQWRDLRARLQQQSELGFRVWSSALVDVLARGFSKSLLLDDAGSVLAAATSWEELEIQEEAESGHSVTSKIRLPVQPSWYVQYFLFSLCQEVNRVGGHALPKVTRQEMLKSCLDEVVAAYEKLVEDKQTKKEGVFPITQNRALQLLYDLRYLSMVLTTKGDEAKSGRTKQDSRTEKVVDFLEALIDPFDLDVFTPHLNSHLHRLVQRTSVLFGLVTGPDSHVGPRSSTFHSQEPHNILPLASSQIRFGLLPLSMTSTRKAKSTPRSTESKAQATAPGLSQAAEPPQPGALFRQLVSEEEDASTPSLFKLGWLSSMTK; encoded by the exons ATGGCGGCTGCCACCGCATCCTCGGCGTTCAAGCGGCTGGACTTGCGCGACCCCGCGGCGCTTTTCGAGACCCATGGCGCCGAGGAGATCCGCGGGCTGGAGCGCCAGGTGCGGGCGGAGATCGAGCACAAGAAGGAGGAGCTGCGGCAGATGGTGGGCGAGCGCTACCGCGACCTGATCGAGGCGGCCGACACCATCGGGCAGATGCGGTGCCGCGCCCTGGGGCTGGTGGACGCCGTGCAGGCCACCGACCGCTACTGCGCGCAGCTCCGCCGGGCCGGCCCCGCCGCACCCGGACCCCCGAGG CTGCAGCCGCCAACCCAGGATGCCTTTTACCGCGTAGCCGCCCAGATCAAGCTGCTCTTTGAGATCCCAGAGAAGATCTGGAGCTGCCTGGAGGCCTCACAGCACCTCCAGGCCACCCAGCTGCATCTGCTGTGCTGCCGCCTGCACCAGCTGCTTCAGCTACAAGCTTCGGGTGCGCCTTGCAGCCCCATCCTTTCACGCTTCCCTATCCTCATCCGACAGGTGGCAGCTGCCAGCCATTTCCG CTCCACCATTTTGCATGAGAGCAAATTGCTGCTGAAGAGCCAGGCGGTGGCAGACCAGGCGGTGGCCGAGGCTCTGTGCTCCATCATGCTGCTGGAAGAGAGTTCTCCACGCCAGGCCCTCACCGACTTCCTCATGGCTCGCAAGTCAGCGCTCCAGAAGCTTCTCCACCAGCAGCAGCACG GTGTTGGCATTAAGACACAAATCTGCTCATTGGTGGAGCTACTGGTGGCCACCCTGCACCAGGCGCATGCTCTGTTCTACACGCCACCCCCAGACTGCCCAGCTGACCCCTCTCTGCCCTGTGGTCTGCTCCTCTCTACCCTGGACTCCGTCACGGGTCAGCAGCCAGCTG AAAAGGGCGGTGGTGTCCTGCGTGAGGAGCTGAGACGGTGCAGCTGGTTCCGGTACCTGCCAGCGGCCATCGTGGAATTCCGGCCGGCCCTGCGTACCCTGGCTCACCCTGTGAGCCCCGAATATCTTCGTGACACTCTGCAGCAATGGATCCACAT GTGTAAGGAGGACATTCGAAACGGGGTCCGCAGCCTGCTGCTCTACGTGAAGAACATGCGTAGCCTGGCGGGGACCCGGGATGCCCTCTGGGAGCTTCTGGCAGCAGAGGCGGCGCCATCCAGCTGGGAGGTGGTGTGCCGAAGGCTCCTGGACCAGCCGCTGCTGTTTTGGGAAGATCTGATGCAGCCGCTGTTCCTGGAGCGGGTGCAG TCCTTGGCCAGACAGGCCTTCGATGCCATCGCCAGCAGCTCCGACGAGCTCCTGACCGCCGCCTTGCAGGACCTGGAGGCTGACACCCCGCTTCTCAGTGCCTCCAGcaagcaccaccaccacctccacttCGAGCACAACCTGGCCCTCTTTCTCTGGGCCGAGGGCCCCAGTGACCTGCCCCCCGATGCCGCCTGGGTGAGCGTGGCACATAGGCCACAGCCGGCCAGCGGGGGGCTGGCCCTGAAAGCGCAGGCTGTGAGCCCCAGCGTGCAGCACTTCTGCACCGCACTTGATGCCCAGCTCCGCCTGCAGCTCGACGACCTCCAGGCCTACCTGCCCGCTGAGCAGCCCCCTGAGCCGCCAGCTGCCACCCCCCCGACCCG GGGGGCCTTCGACCGGCATGCCGATGCAGACATGGTGCAAGAACTGTTGCGTGCACGCTGCGGGGCCTGCATTGGCCACCTGGCCGACCGCGTGGGCACAGAGCTGCAGCGCATCCAGGACACCGTGCAAGGCCAACCCGATGCCCTTCGTGGGGGCCCACTGCATGCCGCCCTCTTCTTGGCCAGGCTCTGCCGTTCCCTGGGGGAGCTGTGCCCCCACCTCAAGCAGAGCATCCTGGGGAAGGCCGGGCCTGCAGAGCCTCCTGGCCGCGAGCCCCGGGCTGCCCCTTGGAAGCAGAGCAAGGGGAAAGCCACAGCCGAGCCCAGCCCCGCAGAGGCCCAGTGGAGGGACCTGCGGGCCCGGCTGCAACAGCAGAGCGAGCTGGGATTCCGGGTGTGGAGCAGCGCCTTGGTGGAC GTGCTCGCACGTGGCTTCAGCAAGTCCTTACTCCTGGATGATGCAGGGTCGGTGCTGGCCGCCGCTACTAGCTGGGAGGAGCTGGAGATTCAGGAGGAAGCCGAGTCCGGCCACAGTGTCACATCCAAGATCCGCCTCCCTGTGCAG CCATCCTGGTACGTGCAGTATTTCCTGTTCAGCCTGTGCCAGGAAGTCAACCGGGTCGGTGGCCACGCCCTGCCCAAGGTGACCCGGCAGGAGATGTTGAAAAGCTGCCTGGACGAGGTGGTAGCCGCCTACGAGAAGCTCGTGGAAGACAAGCAGACCAAG AAAGAAGGGGTCTTTCCCATCACCCAGAACCGGGCCTTGCAGCTGCTGTATGACCTGCGCTACCTCAGTATGGTGCTGACCACCAAAGGGGATGAGGCCAAGAGTGGCCGCACCAAACAGGATTCCAG GACCGAGAAAGTGGTGGACTTCCTGGAGGCACTCATTGACCCCTTCGACCTGGACGTCTTCACACCACACCTCAACAGCCACCTCCACCGCCTGGTGCAGAGGACGTCT GTTCTCTTCGGCTTAGTGACGGGTCCTGACAGTCACGTGGGCCCCCGGAGCAGCACCTTCCACTCCCAGGAGCCCCATAACATCCTGCCCCTGGCGTCCAGCCAGATCAG GTTTGGGCTGTTGCCCTTGAGCATGACGAGCACTCGCAAGGCCAAGTCCACTCCCAGAAGCACGGAAAGCAAAGCCCAG GCAACCGCCCCCGGCCTCTCCCAGGCAGCTGAACCCCCGCAGCCCGGCGCCCTGTTCCGACAGCTTGTCAGTGAAGAGGAAGATGCGTCGACGCCATCACTCTTCAAGCTCGGCTGGCTCTCCAGCATGACCAAATAA